One Microbacterium sp. W4I20 DNA window includes the following coding sequences:
- a CDS encoding ABC transporter ATP-binding protein, with product MTGIVVQDVSRAFGAVQAVRGATLRAEPGRVTGLVGPNGAGKTTLLLMLASLLAPDSGSISIGGVDPATDALAARRMLGWMPDALGAWPSLTARETIVTTARLYDIPKPEAAIRAEQLLVLVGLTDLADSPAKVLSRGQKQKLGLARALVNDPRVLLLDEPASGLDPEARVHLRVLLRRFASEGRTVLISSHILSELEEVVDDAVFLVAGTVVDAAPAQAIVRGWRIRLAGASPERMAADTWQVASSLGLSPDALVSDRGAVLVGFASEDAAAQSLRRLVEAGLPVAEFAPAQTALEHTFLNLHPQPAAPATAPPPPAAPSNGTEAGA from the coding sequence ATGACCGGGATCGTGGTGCAAGACGTCAGCAGAGCGTTCGGGGCCGTGCAGGCCGTCCGAGGCGCCACTCTCCGAGCCGAGCCCGGCCGTGTGACGGGACTCGTCGGGCCGAATGGCGCGGGCAAGACCACGCTGCTGCTGATGCTCGCATCGCTTCTCGCCCCGGACTCCGGCAGCATCAGCATCGGCGGTGTCGACCCCGCGACGGATGCGCTTGCGGCGCGGCGGATGCTGGGATGGATGCCGGATGCCCTCGGCGCCTGGCCGTCGCTGACCGCCAGGGAGACGATCGTCACCACGGCACGCCTCTACGACATCCCGAAACCGGAGGCCGCGATCCGGGCCGAGCAGCTGCTCGTCCTCGTCGGGCTGACCGATCTGGCGGACTCCCCGGCCAAGGTGCTCTCCCGCGGGCAGAAGCAGAAGCTCGGGCTCGCCAGGGCTCTGGTCAACGACCCTCGGGTGCTGCTCCTCGACGAGCCCGCATCGGGACTCGACCCCGAAGCACGCGTACACCTCCGCGTGCTCCTGCGCCGCTTCGCCTCCGAGGGGCGCACCGTGCTCATCTCCAGCCACATCCTCTCGGAGTTGGAGGAGGTCGTCGATGACGCGGTGTTCCTCGTCGCCGGCACCGTCGTCGATGCGGCTCCGGCGCAGGCGATCGTGCGCGGGTGGCGGATCCGACTCGCCGGCGCTTCTCCCGAACGCATGGCCGCAGACACCTGGCAGGTCGCGTCGAGTCTCGGGCTCTCGCCGGACGCTCTGGTCTCCGACCGGGGTGCGGTGCTCGTCGGCTTCGCGAGCGAGGACGCGGCCGCGCAGTCCCTGCGTCGGCTGGTCGAGGCGGGGCTGCCGGTGGCGGAGTTCGCACCGGCGCAGACCGCCCTCGAGCACACCTTCCTGAATCTGCATCCGCAGCCCGCTGCACCGGCGACCGCGCCGCCGCCGCCGGCAGCACCGTCGAACGGAACGGAGGCAGGCGCATGA
- a CDS encoding ABC transporter permease: protein MSLTHVGTIARLELTQRLRSVSWYILLGVFAVLLLGITVLAFAVYSWGDAVGAGVYSIVVNVVLLLVVLVSPTLSGNAINGDRDAATLAAIQVTAVSTGDIMVGKLIAAIATGGAFLVVALPFLAVSLLGGGANPLVLLVSLLVLAVEIVVVAAIGVGLSGLIARPLFSVATTYLVVAGLVIGTLIAFALGGMAVRSEATSYSRPYDSAGNVDCENWDTSTYEVPRFDLVWWVLAANPFVVLADATPTEFAAEGYPVDLFGQIKYGVRSAQLSPLEQRWDECDTDGGYRTPEDVIDSTVPSWFVGLGVQVVIAGSLFAGAWARTRTPARRLPPGTRIA from the coding sequence ATGAGCCTCACCCACGTCGGGACGATCGCCCGGCTCGAGCTGACCCAGCGCCTGCGCAGCGTCAGCTGGTACATCCTCCTCGGCGTGTTCGCCGTCCTCCTCCTCGGTATCACCGTGCTCGCGTTCGCCGTCTACTCCTGGGGCGATGCGGTGGGAGCCGGCGTGTACTCGATCGTCGTCAACGTCGTTCTGCTCCTCGTCGTCCTGGTCTCGCCCACCCTCAGCGGCAATGCCATCAACGGTGATCGGGACGCGGCGACGCTTGCCGCGATCCAGGTGACCGCCGTGTCGACAGGCGACATCATGGTCGGCAAGCTGATCGCGGCGATCGCAACGGGAGGCGCCTTCCTCGTCGTCGCGCTGCCCTTCCTGGCGGTCTCGCTGCTGGGCGGCGGCGCCAACCCCCTGGTGCTGCTCGTCTCGCTCCTCGTCCTCGCCGTCGAGATCGTCGTCGTCGCCGCGATCGGTGTGGGGCTGAGCGGCCTGATCGCGCGACCGCTGTTCTCGGTCGCGACGACGTACCTGGTGGTCGCCGGTCTCGTGATCGGCACCCTCATCGCGTTCGCCCTCGGCGGGATGGCGGTGCGGAGCGAGGCGACGAGCTACAGCCGGCCCTACGACTCCGCCGGCAACGTCGACTGCGAGAACTGGGACACCTCCACCTACGAGGTGCCGAGGTTCGATCTGGTCTGGTGGGTGCTCGCGGCGAATCCGTTCGTCGTGCTGGCCGATGCGACGCCGACCGAGTTCGCGGCCGAGGGATATCCCGTCGACCTGTTCGGGCAGATCAAGTACGGCGTTCGCAGCGCTCAACTGTCCCCGCTCGAACAGCGCTGGGATGAGTGCGACACCGACGGCGGCTATCGCACGCCGGAGGATGTGATCGATTCCACGGTTCCGAGCTGGTTCGTCGGGCTCGGGGTGCAGGTCGTCATTGCGGGCTCGCTCTTCGCCGGCGCCTGGGCACGCACGCGCACCCCGGCCAGGCGACTGCCGCCGGGGACCCGCATCGCCTGA
- a CDS encoding RNA polymerase sigma factor, which yields MSDSSSSETARSAPDQGSAERAVAAVWRIESARIVGSLSRIVGDFGLAEDLAQEALVDALRQWPVEGVPRNAAAWLTAVAKRKAIDGWRRRERLDERVALIAHDLEREQAEGGDMLWDPDAVDDDILRLIFIACHPVLSKEAQVALTLRVVGGLSSEEIARAFLVPTATVQQRIVRAKKTLAAANAPFEMPPREEHAQRLGAILGVLYLIFNEAHAASSGPEWMRPELSDEAIRLGRVLAALMPKEPDVHGLLALMELTAARFPARVDANGDPVLLADQDRRRWDRSRITRGRAALATADAVGRGRGAYSLQAAIAECHAVAASVDDTDWERIVLLYEALGRISPSPVVELNRAAAVAMATGPASALRIIDQLSESGALRGYHLLPATRGELLLRLGRDDEARSEFATAAGLAGNDRERALLEQKARGA from the coding sequence ATGAGCGATTCCTCGAGCAGCGAGACGGCGCGTTCCGCCCCCGATCAGGGGTCCGCGGAGCGCGCCGTCGCTGCTGTGTGGCGCATCGAGTCGGCCCGCATCGTCGGGTCGCTCAGCCGGATCGTCGGCGACTTCGGCCTGGCAGAGGATCTGGCGCAGGAAGCCCTGGTCGATGCGCTGCGGCAGTGGCCGGTCGAGGGGGTGCCGCGGAATGCGGCGGCCTGGCTCACGGCTGTCGCGAAGCGCAAGGCCATCGACGGCTGGCGCCGACGGGAACGGCTCGACGAGCGTGTCGCGCTGATCGCCCATGACCTCGAACGCGAGCAGGCGGAGGGAGGCGACATGCTGTGGGACCCGGATGCCGTCGACGACGACATCCTGCGACTCATCTTCATCGCCTGCCACCCGGTGCTCTCGAAGGAGGCGCAGGTCGCGCTCACGCTCCGCGTCGTCGGCGGGCTCTCGAGCGAGGAGATCGCGCGGGCGTTCCTGGTTCCGACGGCGACCGTGCAGCAGCGGATCGTGCGGGCGAAGAAGACGCTCGCGGCCGCTAATGCCCCCTTCGAGATGCCGCCCCGCGAGGAGCACGCGCAGCGGCTCGGAGCGATCCTGGGGGTGCTCTACCTGATCTTCAATGAAGCCCACGCGGCCTCGAGCGGCCCGGAGTGGATGCGGCCCGAGCTCAGCGACGAGGCGATCCGGCTCGGCCGGGTGCTCGCGGCGCTGATGCCGAAGGAACCCGACGTGCACGGGCTGCTCGCCCTGATGGAGCTCACTGCGGCGCGGTTCCCGGCGCGCGTGGATGCGAACGGCGACCCGGTGCTGCTCGCCGACCAGGATCGACGCCGCTGGGATCGCAGCCGCATCACGCGCGGGCGCGCGGCACTGGCGACGGCGGATGCGGTCGGGCGCGGGCGCGGCGCCTACAGCCTGCAGGCGGCGATCGCGGAATGCCATGCTGTCGCGGCATCCGTCGACGACACCGACTGGGAGCGGATCGTGCTGCTGTACGAGGCGCTGGGCAGGATCTCACCGTCACCGGTCGTGGAGCTGAACCGCGCGGCCGCGGTCGCGATGGCGACGGGGCCGGCATCGGCGCTGCGGATCATCGATCAGCTGTCCGAATCCGGCGCTCTACGCGGCTATCACCTGCTACCCGCGACCCGGGGCGAGCTGCTGCTGCGGTTGGGGCGGGATGACGAAGCCCGGAGCGAGTTCGCGACCGCGGCGGGCCTCGCCGGTAACGACCGCGAGCGTGCACTCCTCGAGCAGAAGGCCCGCGGGGCATGA
- a CDS encoding YciI family protein: MKYMLIMRSNDEAVEAYKEMPFEQVIEAMGKYNESMIKAGVLAAGEGLTDAAEGFVVDFSAETPLITDGPYGETKELFNGFWILEVSSREEAAEWASRAPLGKGSFLEVRRVTDASDFPADNEWIEKEAGWRDEQAQRAQQ; this comes from the coding sequence ATGAAGTACATGCTGATCATGCGGTCCAACGACGAAGCAGTCGAGGCGTACAAGGAGATGCCCTTCGAGCAGGTCATCGAGGCCATGGGCAAGTACAACGAGTCCATGATCAAGGCGGGCGTGCTCGCCGCGGGTGAGGGACTGACGGATGCCGCCGAGGGCTTCGTCGTCGACTTCAGCGCCGAGACCCCGCTCATCACCGACGGCCCCTACGGCGAGACCAAGGAGCTGTTCAACGGCTTCTGGATCCTCGAGGTCTCCTCCCGCGAAGAAGCCGCCGAATGGGCCAGCCGCGCCCCGCTCGGCAAGGGCTCCTTCCTCGAGGTGCGCCGGGTGACCGATGCCTCCGACTTCCCGGCCGACAACGAGTGGATCGAGAAGGAAGCCGGCTGGCGCGACGAGCAGGCGCAGCGCGCCCAGCAGTGA
- a CDS encoding glycerophosphodiester phosphodiesterase family protein: MPRKSPLVIGHRGAPGYRPEHSRSSYELALAMGIDAVEPDVVATKDGVLVVRHENEISGTTDVAQHPEFADRKTTKRVDGEVLTGWFTEDFTWAELSTLRSRERLPEVRVSSASFDDAQAILRLTDVLDIVREGSREHGREIGVVLEVKHATYFASIGLELAPLIERELKDAGWADGELPLIIESFESTVLGQLRARGIVASYVYLIEAAGRPYDLFVAEGKRALTYRATVTPEGLDALVGRFDGISVDKKMLLARGNSIVADAHARGLKVFTWTCRPENAFLAAEFRGSGGRSAFGDYEAEWGVIARTGVDGVFVDHPDLGVDFFRR; this comes from the coding sequence GTGCCCAGGAAATCGCCCCTCGTCATCGGGCATCGCGGCGCGCCCGGCTACCGTCCGGAGCACAGCCGGTCGTCGTACGAGCTGGCTCTCGCGATGGGCATCGACGCGGTGGAGCCCGACGTGGTCGCCACCAAGGACGGTGTGCTGGTCGTCCGGCACGAGAACGAGATCTCGGGCACGACCGATGTCGCGCAGCATCCGGAGTTCGCCGATCGCAAGACGACCAAGCGCGTCGACGGGGAGGTGCTGACCGGTTGGTTCACCGAGGACTTCACCTGGGCGGAACTGTCGACCCTGCGCAGTCGCGAGCGACTGCCCGAGGTGCGGGTCTCGAGCGCGAGCTTCGACGATGCGCAGGCGATCCTGCGCCTCACGGATGTGCTCGACATCGTGCGGGAGGGCTCGCGCGAACACGGCCGGGAGATCGGCGTGGTGCTCGAGGTGAAGCACGCCACCTACTTCGCGTCGATCGGTCTCGAACTGGCGCCGCTGATCGAGCGCGAGCTCAAGGACGCCGGCTGGGCTGACGGGGAGCTGCCCCTCATCATCGAGAGCTTCGAGTCGACCGTGCTCGGCCAGCTGCGTGCGCGCGGGATCGTCGCCTCTTACGTCTACCTGATCGAGGCGGCCGGCCGCCCCTACGACCTGTTCGTCGCCGAGGGCAAGCGAGCACTCACCTACAGGGCGACCGTCACCCCGGAGGGGCTCGACGCGCTGGTCGGACGGTTCGACGGCATCAGCGTCGACAAGAAGATGCTCCTCGCCCGCGGCAACTCGATCGTCGCGGATGCCCACGCACGCGGCCTGAAGGTCTTCACGTGGACGTGCCGTCCGGAGAACGCGTTCCTCGCGGCGGAGTTCCGCGGTTCCGGGGGCCGCAGCGCTTTCGGGGACTACGAGGCCGAGTGGGGCGTCATCGCGCGCACCGGGGTGGACGGCGTCTTCGTCGATCACCCCGATCTGGGCGTCGACTTCTTCCGCCGCTGA
- a CDS encoding Bax inhibitor-1/YccA family protein, with protein sequence MSNFAFNNPAFKQQDPRNVATYPGGPQAAQGAQNASLQHGAMDVAANAQLEGMYAAPPAGAIETDRMSVEDTVWKTVGLFGILLVAAAVGWVWTLGGLAAPERDPYSSFAPNLLPMIVGALGGFVLAMVIIFTSRKTVRPALIFAYAVFEGLFIGGISAFFEVRFPGIVVQATLATVSVVGVTLALFASGKIRASKKATKIFMIAMVGYLVFSLLNLVLMWTGINQNAFGLRSVEIMGIPLGLIIGVFVVIMAAYSLVLDFDQIQQGVRNGAPRKFGWMGAFGIMVTVVWLYVEILRIIAIVRSN encoded by the coding sequence ATGAGCAACTTCGCCTTCAACAACCCGGCGTTCAAGCAGCAGGATCCGCGCAATGTCGCGACCTACCCGGGCGGACCTCAGGCCGCTCAGGGTGCGCAGAACGCCTCCCTTCAGCACGGCGCGATGGACGTCGCCGCCAACGCGCAGCTCGAGGGCATGTACGCCGCTCCTCCGGCTGGCGCCATCGAGACCGACCGCATGTCGGTCGAAGACACCGTCTGGAAGACGGTCGGCCTGTTCGGCATCCTTCTCGTCGCAGCCGCCGTCGGCTGGGTCTGGACGCTCGGCGGTCTCGCGGCCCCCGAGCGGGACCCGTACAGCAGCTTCGCGCCCAACTTGCTGCCGATGATCGTCGGAGCCCTCGGCGGTTTCGTGCTCGCCATGGTCATCATCTTCACCTCGCGCAAGACCGTCCGTCCGGCGCTGATCTTCGCCTATGCCGTGTTCGAGGGACTGTTCATCGGTGGCATCTCGGCCTTCTTCGAAGTGCGGTTCCCGGGCATCGTCGTGCAGGCCACCCTTGCCACCGTCTCGGTGGTCGGCGTCACGCTGGCGCTCTTCGCGAGCGGCAAGATCCGCGCGTCGAAGAAGGCGACGAAGATCTTCATGATCGCGATGGTCGGCTACCTGGTCTTCTCGCTGCTGAACCTCGTGCTCATGTGGACCGGTATCAACCAGAACGCCTTCGGACTCCGCAGCGTTGAGATCATGGGCATCCCGCTCGGCCTAATCATCGGCGTCTTCGTCGTCATCATGGCCGCCTACTCGCTGGTGCTCGACTTCGACCAGATCCAGCAGGGCGTCCGCAACGGCGCTCCGCGCAAGTTCGGCTGGATGGGTGCCTTCGGCATCATGGTCACGGTCGTCTGGCTCTACGTCGAGATCCTGCGCATCATCGCGATCGTCCGCAGCAACTGA
- the guaA gene encoding glutamine-hydrolyzing GMP synthase: MTEHSETEQRPALVVDFGAQYAQLIARRVREAGVYSEIVPHTATAAEIAAKNPVAIILSGGPSSVYEEGAPRLDPAVFDLGVPTLGICYGFQYMAQTLGGEVAHTGLREYGATDAAVSGDGGTLLGGQPAAQNVWMSHGDQVAKAPEGFEVLATTDATKVAAFANEERGFYGVQWHPEVKHSDHGQRVIENFLHKGAGLASDWNSGNVIAEQIERIREQVGDARVISALSGGVDSAVSTALVHKAIGDQLTAVFVDHGLLRKGEREQVEKDYVESTGVRLITVDAADTFLGHLAGVTDPEEKRKIIGREFIRAFEKVQLDLVAEAKASGGAPVKFLVQGTLYPDVVESGGGAGTANIKSHHNVGGLPDDLDFELIEPLRALFKDEVRAIGRELGIPEAIVGRQPFPGPGLGIRIIGEVTADRLEILREADAIAREELTKAGLDQEIWQCPVVLLADVRSVGVQGDGRTYGHPIVLRPVSSEDAMTADWTRLPYDVLAKISNRITNGVRDVNRVVLDVTSKPPGTIEWE, encoded by the coding sequence TTGACCGAGCATTCCGAGACTGAGCAGCGTCCTGCGCTCGTCGTCGACTTCGGCGCGCAGTACGCGCAGCTGATCGCCCGCCGTGTCCGTGAGGCGGGTGTCTACAGCGAGATCGTGCCGCACACCGCCACAGCGGCCGAGATCGCCGCCAAGAACCCGGTGGCGATCATCCTCTCCGGCGGACCTTCGTCGGTGTACGAGGAGGGCGCTCCGCGCCTGGACCCCGCCGTGTTCGACCTCGGCGTCCCGACGCTCGGCATCTGCTACGGCTTCCAGTACATGGCGCAGACCCTCGGCGGCGAGGTCGCGCACACCGGCCTCCGCGAGTACGGAGCGACGGATGCCGCCGTCTCGGGCGACGGCGGCACACTCCTCGGCGGTCAGCCGGCAGCGCAGAACGTGTGGATGAGTCACGGAGACCAGGTCGCCAAGGCGCCCGAGGGCTTCGAGGTGCTCGCCACGACCGACGCCACCAAGGTCGCGGCCTTCGCGAACGAGGAGCGCGGTTTCTACGGCGTGCAGTGGCACCCCGAGGTCAAGCACTCCGACCACGGTCAGCGTGTGATCGAGAACTTCCTGCACAAGGGTGCGGGCCTCGCGTCCGACTGGAACAGCGGCAACGTGATCGCCGAGCAGATCGAGCGCATCCGCGAGCAGGTCGGCGACGCCCGGGTGATCTCCGCGCTCTCCGGCGGTGTCGACTCGGCGGTCTCGACGGCTCTCGTGCACAAGGCGATCGGCGATCAGCTGACCGCGGTGTTCGTCGACCACGGCCTCCTCCGCAAGGGCGAGCGCGAGCAGGTCGAGAAGGATTACGTCGAGTCCACCGGCGTGCGGCTGATCACGGTCGACGCGGCGGACACATTCCTCGGTCACCTCGCGGGTGTGACCGACCCCGAGGAGAAGCGCAAGATCATCGGGCGCGAGTTCATCCGCGCGTTCGAGAAGGTGCAGCTCGACCTGGTCGCCGAAGCGAAGGCTTCGGGTGGCGCTCCGGTCAAGTTCCTCGTGCAGGGCACGCTCTACCCCGACGTCGTCGAGTCGGGCGGCGGAGCGGGCACCGCGAACATCAAGTCGCACCACAACGTGGGCGGGCTCCCCGACGACCTCGACTTCGAACTCATCGAGCCGCTGCGCGCGCTGTTCAAGGACGAGGTCCGAGCGATCGGCCGCGAGCTCGGCATCCCCGAGGCGATCGTCGGACGCCAGCCGTTCCCCGGCCCCGGTCTCGGCATCCGCATCATCGGCGAGGTCACCGCCGACCGTCTCGAGATCCTGCGCGAGGCCGACGCCATCGCCCGCGAAGAGCTGACGAAGGCCGGTCTCGACCAGGAGATCTGGCAGTGCCCCGTCGTGCTCCTCGCCGACGTCCGCTCGGTGGGCGTGCAGGGCGACGGTCGCACCTATGGCCACCCGATCGTGCTGCGCCCGGTGTCGAGCGAAGACGCCATGACAGCGGACTGGACCCGGCTGCCCTACGACGTGCTGGCGAAGATCTCGAATCGCATCACCAACGGCGTCCGTGACGTGAACCGCGTCGTGCTCGACGTCACGTCGAAGCCGCCGGGGACCATCGAGTGGGAGTAG
- a CDS encoding glycosyltransferase, protein MSPHAAPALPDAEYLVLSSRLIPGLDGGYTIATLARARQLASAGVAGGAGPQLLTFDPGTAAAHAEHRQTFVSQGALADPSRMRNLFDEAVAPDGGAAEWLRAVADADAKADPAVEYRVLEDADARPFVSLPVIPGNPDWHLADEPVLIHDAAGEVVGGVRGFRGLYRAWLDHVTASFGDRTIVVICESRQLGELIADWADPRVRIVHPIHTIHLEAPYTADAPINRLWTRWFGIADRFDAVIWPTATQRDDVVARFGTAAQHEVVPNPITPVEARGDLREPGLVVALGRLAPGKRLDHAIRAFLAADVPGARLEIWGGGPEEERLRALIDELGAGDRVVLAGYTNDPARVLDRASLMLTATAFEGQPLGVVEALLHGTPVVSYDVRYGIRDVVGAGGGVLVPGGDVDALAAAVRRVLTEPGLLERLAAAAPGIAAAWSPERSLAALTAVIAAAVARPPRR, encoded by the coding sequence GTGTCCCCTCATGCGGCGCCGGCCCTGCCGGATGCCGAGTACCTCGTGCTGTCCAGTCGGCTGATTCCCGGCCTGGACGGCGGGTACACGATCGCGACGCTCGCGCGCGCCCGCCAGCTGGCCAGCGCCGGCGTCGCTGGCGGTGCGGGGCCGCAACTGCTCACCTTCGACCCGGGAACCGCGGCGGCGCATGCCGAACACCGGCAGACGTTCGTCTCGCAAGGGGCGCTCGCCGATCCCTCGCGGATGCGCAACCTCTTCGACGAGGCCGTGGCGCCGGACGGCGGAGCAGCCGAGTGGCTGCGAGCTGTGGCGGATGCCGACGCGAAGGCTGACCCCGCCGTCGAGTACCGCGTGCTCGAAGATGCCGACGCACGGCCGTTCGTCTCACTTCCGGTCATCCCCGGGAACCCGGACTGGCACCTCGCCGACGAACCGGTGCTGATCCACGACGCCGCGGGTGAGGTCGTCGGCGGTGTGCGCGGGTTCCGAGGTCTCTACCGGGCGTGGCTCGATCACGTCACGGCGTCGTTCGGCGACCGCACGATCGTCGTGATCTGCGAGTCCCGGCAGCTCGGCGAACTCATCGCGGACTGGGCGGATCCGCGGGTGCGCATCGTGCACCCGATCCACACCATCCACCTCGAAGCCCCGTACACGGCGGATGCTCCGATCAATCGCCTCTGGACCCGCTGGTTCGGCATCGCCGACCGCTTCGACGCGGTGATCTGGCCGACCGCCACGCAGCGCGACGACGTGGTCGCGCGCTTCGGCACGGCGGCGCAGCATGAGGTCGTGCCGAATCCGATCACCCCGGTCGAGGCTCGAGGCGATCTGCGCGAGCCCGGGCTGGTCGTCGCCCTCGGGCGCCTCGCCCCCGGCAAGCGGCTCGACCACGCGATCCGGGCTTTCCTCGCCGCCGATGTGCCGGGAGCGCGCCTGGAGATCTGGGGCGGCGGTCCCGAAGAGGAACGGCTGCGCGCGCTGATCGACGAGCTCGGGGCGGGGGACCGGGTCGTCCTCGCCGGTTACACGAACGATCCCGCGCGAGTTCTCGACCGGGCGTCACTGATGCTCACCGCGACCGCGTTCGAGGGACAGCCGCTCGGCGTGGTCGAGGCGCTCCTGCACGGGACCCCGGTGGTCTCGTACGACGTGCGCTACGGCATCCGTGATGTTGTCGGGGCGGGCGGGGGAGTGCTGGTTCCGGGCGGAGACGTCGACGCGCTCGCCGCGGCCGTGCGGCGGGTGCTGACCGAGCCCGGTCTCCTCGAACGGCTGGCCGCCGCGGCCCCCGGCATCGCCGCGGCGTGGAGCCCCGAGCGATCGCTCGCCGCGCTGACCGCGGTCATCGCCGCCGCCGTCGCTCGCCCGCCGCGCCGCTGA
- a CDS encoding DUF3817 domain-containing protein, protein MPEPKVASFPAIRGALKFYQIASIITGVMLLLLVAEMVLKYTPIHLELYAGGSGGPLWFAPVVEGPEGLESTGDGFNLSLFILVAHGWFYVVYLFACFRMWSLMRWPFLRFILLALGGVIPLLSFIMETIVARDVKTYLATREAVEAPATAPEGVR, encoded by the coding sequence ATGCCCGAACCGAAAGTCGCCAGCTTTCCGGCGATCCGCGGTGCGCTGAAGTTCTACCAGATCGCGTCGATCATCACCGGAGTCATGCTGCTCCTGCTGGTCGCCGAGATGGTGCTGAAGTACACGCCGATCCATCTCGAGCTCTACGCCGGCGGATCCGGCGGGCCGCTCTGGTTCGCTCCCGTGGTCGAGGGCCCGGAGGGGCTCGAATCGACCGGCGACGGGTTCAACCTCTCGCTCTTCATCCTCGTGGCGCACGGCTGGTTCTACGTCGTGTACCTGTTCGCCTGCTTCCGCATGTGGAGCCTGATGCGCTGGCCGTTCCTCCGGTTCATCCTGCTCGCGCTGGGCGGCGTCATCCCGCTCCTCTCCTTCATCATGGAGACCATCGTCGCCCGCGACGTGAAGACCTATCTCGCCACCAGGGAAGCCGTCGAGGCTCCCGCCACCGCCCCGGAAGGTGTCCGTTGA
- a CDS encoding YccF domain-containing protein — MRTILNVIWVILAGWALFLGYILAGVLLCIPIVTIPWAIASFRIARYAIWPFGREVVSKPTSGVGSFLGNVLWVILAGWWLAIGHIISGFLLCITIIGIPMGIADFKMVPVSLAPLGKEIVSTRRGAFDRTL; from the coding sequence ATGCGCACGATCCTCAACGTCATCTGGGTCATCCTCGCCGGGTGGGCCCTGTTCCTCGGGTACATCCTCGCCGGGGTGCTGCTGTGCATCCCGATCGTCACGATCCCCTGGGCGATCGCATCGTTCCGGATCGCGCGCTACGCGATCTGGCCGTTCGGCCGTGAGGTCGTGAGCAAGCCGACGTCGGGCGTCGGGTCGTTCCTCGGCAACGTCCTCTGGGTGATCCTCGCCGGTTGGTGGCTGGCGATCGGGCACATCATCTCGGGCTTCCTGCTGTGCATCACCATCATCGGCATCCCGATGGGCATCGCCGACTTCAAGATGGTCCCCGTCTCGCTCGCGCCGCTGGGCAAGGAGATCGTGTCCACGCGTCGAGGAGCCTTCGACCGGACGCTCTGA
- a CDS encoding GlsB/YeaQ/YmgE family stress response membrane protein — MSFLGFLLLGLIAGAIAKLILPGKQGGGWIVTLLLGVVGAFLGGWLGSVIFGVGLEEFWSLQTWLLAIGGAIIVLLIYGLIVGRGNKVRD, encoded by the coding sequence ATGAGTTTCCTCGGATTCCTTCTTCTCGGTCTTATCGCCGGCGCCATTGCCAAGCTCATCCTCCCGGGTAAGCAGGGCGGCGGATGGATCGTCACGCTACTGCTCGGCGTCGTCGGTGCCTTCCTGGGCGGCTGGCTCGGATCCGTCATCTTCGGCGTCGGACTCGAAGAGTTCTGGAGCCTGCAGACCTGGCTTCTCGCCATCGGTGGAGCGATCATCGTGCTGCTGATCTACGGCCTGATCGTCGGCCGCGGCAACAAGGTCCGCGACTGA